The Naumovozyma castellii chromosome 2, complete genome sequence CAAGCttccaaaagaagaaaattggaagaGAAAGAGGATGTCTAAATAACTTTTTTAGATTGTACTAGTGTATATCAAAATCATATTAGCATATAAGAAAGGATGATTAATATTCGAATGAATTTTCCGAATAATTGTGCAATTTAGCAGTTGTCGttccttttatttttctatGCGTTACATTTATGGAAAAACACCGAAAACCATAGGAGCATTTCGATGTGCACTACATTTTGAAAGTACATCGTAGACACAATATTGAGCGTCTTTATAATGAGTAAAGCTATATGTGCCTTTGGAAACTGTGGATGTTCCATTATCAACCTAAATGATGACAAGATAATTCAGTTACCTGGCACGATATTCGAAACGTTACATCTAATGCAACGCAAGCAATCGGCAGACATTAAAGAGGGAAGCACCACCTCTTTCCTAATAACTGAGGATGTATGGGATTTTGATAACATTGGTGTCTCGAAAGATTTAATGCCAGGTATTTCTGAGGAACTCAATAGTCGAGCAAACACTAATACTGAAGTTTCTTTCCAACATGATGGAAACTTGTGGTATATAAAGAAATGTGAGAAATATCTAATATGTGGTGACTGTGATAGAGGCCCAATTGGAATGGTTTGCATGATCAGTCAACAAGATGACCAAGAACGTCGGGCATATTTGTTAAGTTTGGGCAGTTTATTATGCAAGgacaaataatattttgatacATAACACCAACATAAGACTAAATAGATATTGTATTTgtataattatttttgcATTTCGTAAGTTATTCTGGTTTTTTAATACTAATAAATAAACTGCTGTAAGTCacatttattattaagatTATGTAATCATTAAGATTACCCGCAGActaattgaaaatttgttCTCGGGGGGATTTTCGaaattttcatttccatttggaaaaattttctAGCTCATTGCCCCCCCATCCCCCAAAAGAGTTAgtataatttatttaaactTCTTATAGTGCCATTTTAATTACTGTCCAAACTAATAAGTCTCAAGGATTTAAAGCAAGCGATTACCAAAAAATATGGCTACTAGGACTCAGTTTGAAAACTCTAACGAAATTGGTGTATTTTCCAAGTTAACTAATACCTACTGTCTTGTCGCATTAGGTGGATCAGAAAATTTCTACTCAGCTTTTGAAGCAGAATTAGGTGATGCCATTCCTATTGCTCATACTACTATTGCAGGTACCCGTATTATTGGGAGAATGACCGCTGGTAACCGTAGAGGTCTATTAGTGCCAACTCAAACAACTGATCAAGAACTACAACATCTAAGAAATTGTTTACCAGATTCAGTAAAGATTCAAAGAGTGGAAGAAAGATTATCTGCATTAGGTAATGTTATCTGCTGTAACGATTATGTCGCTTTGGTTCATCCAGATATTGACAGAGAAACTGAA is a genomic window containing:
- the DSS4 gene encoding guanine nucleotide exchange factor DSS4 (ancestral locus Anc_8.119); translated protein: MSKAICAFGNCGCSIINLNDDKIIQLPGTIFETLHLMQRKQSADIKEGSTTSFLITEDVWDFDNIGVSKDLMPGISEELNSRANTNTEVSFQHDGNLWYIKKCEKYLICGDCDRGPIGMVCMISQQDDQERRAYLLSLGSLLCKDK
- the TIF6 gene encoding translation initiation factor 6 (ancestral locus Anc_8.118), which produces MATRTQFENSNEIGVFSKLTNTYCLVALGGSENFYSAFEAELGDAIPIAHTTIAGTRIIGRMTAGNRRGLLVPTQTTDQELQHLRNCLPDSVKIQRVEERLSALGNVICCNDYVALVHPDIDRETEELISDVLGVEVFRQTISGNILVGSYCALSNQGGLVHPQTTIQDQEELSSLLQVPLVAGTVNRGSAVVGAGMVVNDYLAVTGLDTTAPELSVIESIFRLQDAQPESISGNLRDTLIETYS